From a single Adhaeribacter swui genomic region:
- the rpsB gene encoding 30S ribosomal protein S2 translates to MASVNYKDLLDAGVHFGHLTRKWDPKMAPYIFMEKNGIHIIDLNKTVAALDEAAAAIRQIAKSGRKIMFVATKKQAQDIVSDEAKRLKMPYVTDRWLGGMLTNFATVRKSLKKMSTIDKMIKDNVSYANLAKRERLMVSREREKLGRVLGGIADLSRLPAALFVVDVKREHIAIKEAQKLNLPVFAIVDTNSNPELVDFPIPANDDASKSISLIVSVIGKAIEEGLSERKVDKEETERKRSEEEGVAEKIAAE, encoded by the coding sequence ATGGCAAGTGTTAATTATAAAGATTTATTGGATGCTGGTGTACACTTTGGACACCTTACCCGGAAATGGGATCCAAAAATGGCGCCGTATATTTTCATGGAAAAGAACGGCATCCATATTATTGACTTAAATAAAACCGTAGCGGCGCTTGACGAAGCTGCGGCTGCAATCCGGCAGATTGCCAAATCTGGCCGTAAAATTATGTTTGTGGCTACCAAAAAGCAGGCCCAGGATATTGTTTCGGACGAAGCAAAACGCCTGAAAATGCCTTACGTAACCGACCGTTGGTTAGGTGGTATGTTAACAAACTTTGCTACTGTGCGCAAGTCGCTAAAGAAAATGTCTACCATTGATAAAATGATTAAAGACAATGTTTCTTACGCTAACTTAGCAAAACGCGAGCGTTTAATGGTATCGCGCGAGCGCGAAAAATTAGGACGGGTATTAGGTGGTATTGCTGACCTTTCTCGTTTACCGGCTGCTTTGTTTGTAGTGGACGTAAAACGCGAGCATATTGCCATTAAAGAAGCGCAAAAATTAAATTTACCGGTATTTGCTATTGTGGATACCAACTCCAACCCGGAATTAGTTGATTTCCCAATCCCAGCTAACGACGATGCTTCTAAATCTATTTCTTTAATTGTTAGCGTTATTGGCAAAGCTATTGAAGAAGGTTTATCCGAAAGAAAAGTAGATAAAGAAGAAACCGAAAGAAAACGTTCGGAAGAAGAAGGAGTAGCTGAAAAAATTGCTGCTGAGTAA
- the rpsI gene encoding 30S ribosomal protein S9 — protein sequence MEVLNTSGRRKTSVARVYITAGQGNITINDRDIKAYFPSEVLQTIVNQPFQTLNQVGKYDVKANVKGGGVSGQAEAIRLAIAKALVAETADNRPGLKKEGFLTRDPRMVERKKFGKRKARRSFQFSKR from the coding sequence ATGGAAGTTCTCAATACATCTGGTAGAAGAAAAACCTCGGTGGCACGTGTTTATATCACGGCCGGGCAAGGGAATATCACTATTAACGATAGAGATATCAAAGCATACTTTCCAAGTGAAGTACTGCAGACAATTGTGAACCAGCCTTTTCAAACTTTGAATCAGGTTGGTAAGTACGACGTCAAAGCTAATGTAAAAGGCGGTGGTGTAAGTGGCCAGGCCGAAGCAATTCGTTTAGCTATTGCTAAAGCTTTAGTGGCTGAAACAGCAGATAACCGTCCAGGGCTGAAGAAAGAAGGTTTTCTTACCCGCGACCCACGGATGGTGGAACGCAAGAAATTTGGTAAAAGAAAAGCGAGACGTTCGTTCCAGTTCTCTAAACGTTAA
- the tsf gene encoding translation elongation factor Ts encodes MAITAQDVNRLRQETGAGMMDCKKALTEANGDFEAAKDILRKAGQKIASKRADNVTSEGVVLTQVSADGTTGKVIALACETEPVSKVADFQSLAKSILEAAVSTNAASKEELLATPQADGRSLQDHITDLMGKIGEKLDVVTYETVTADKVVAYNHSNGKLGVLVGLKNTNGTDVSEVGKDVAMQIAAMKPIALDKDGVDAATVAREIEIGKEQARAEGKPEAMLEKIAQGKLNKFYKDSTLLNQEFVKDASLTIAQLLDKTSKGLIVSEFKRVAIGA; translated from the coding sequence ATGGCTATTACAGCACAAGATGTTAACAGACTTCGCCAGGAAACCGGCGCCGGTATGATGGATTGCAAAAAAGCACTTACCGAAGCTAACGGCGATTTTGAAGCGGCTAAAGATATTCTACGCAAAGCCGGCCAGAAGATTGCCAGCAAACGTGCCGACAATGTTACCTCCGAAGGCGTTGTTTTAACTCAAGTAAGTGCCGATGGCACCACTGGTAAAGTAATTGCATTAGCTTGCGAAACCGAGCCGGTATCTAAAGTGGCAGATTTCCAGAGCTTAGCTAAATCTATTTTGGAAGCGGCGGTTTCTACCAATGCTGCTTCTAAAGAAGAATTATTAGCTACTCCACAAGCTGATGGCCGTTCGTTACAAGATCATATTACCGATTTAATGGGTAAAATTGGTGAAAAATTAGATGTAGTTACTTACGAAACCGTTACTGCTGATAAAGTAGTAGCCTATAATCACTCTAATGGTAAATTGGGCGTATTGGTTGGCTTAAAAAATACTAACGGTACCGATGTAAGCGAAGTAGGTAAAGATGTGGCCATGCAAATTGCCGCTATGAAACCTATTGCTTTAGATAAAGATGGCGTTGATGCTGCTACCGTAGCCCGCGAAATTGAAATTGGTAAAGAACAAGCCCGTGCCGAAGGTAAGCCCGAAGCGATGCTGGAAAAAATTGCTCAAGGTAAACTGAACAAATTCTACAAAGACAGCACTTTGTTAAACCAAGAGTTTGTAAAAGATGCTTCTTTAACAATTGCGCAACTTTTAGATAAAACCAGCAAAGGTTTAATCGTAAGTGAATTTAAGCGGGTAGCTATTGGCGCTTAA
- a CDS encoding N-acetyltransferase: MSLNFNREQERPVCFECIQDSKLLTADTDWWNLYSKTFATEEQEPPQAILDSLDQGVGLAFRVTTREKTIGMATVHLLTNPSAVFLVYLAIEPAARNKQIGSLFFDYIYQTGAAKLKERGYLSVGFVWEVSANPSASLTENQTYSRKINFFQQNGGTVLPYRYFQPPINGDTAVPMQVMFRPGDEGVTFEATNPAALIQAMYYEKYAAINYINPELIEELLEEISS; the protein is encoded by the coding sequence ATGTCGTTAAATTTTAATAGGGAGCAGGAGCGCCCCGTTTGCTTTGAGTGTATCCAGGATTCTAAATTACTTACTGCAGATACAGATTGGTGGAATCTTTACTCTAAAACTTTTGCAACCGAAGAACAAGAGCCCCCGCAAGCAATTTTGGATAGCCTGGATCAAGGAGTAGGTCTGGCATTTCGGGTAACTACCCGCGAAAAAACAATCGGGATGGCTACGGTTCATTTGCTTACTAACCCCTCTGCCGTTTTTCTGGTTTACTTAGCCATAGAACCGGCCGCGCGCAATAAACAAATAGGTTCACTTTTTTTTGATTATATCTATCAAACCGGTGCGGCTAAACTAAAAGAAAGGGGTTATCTGTCGGTAGGTTTTGTTTGGGAGGTAAGCGCAAATCCTAGCGCGAGTTTAACTGAGAATCAAACATACTCCCGTAAAATAAACTTCTTTCAGCAAAACGGCGGAACCGTTTTGCCCTATCGTTATTTTCAGCCACCTATTAATGGCGATACCGCCGTACCCATGCAGGTCATGTTCCGGCCCGGCGATGAAGGCGTAACTTTTGAGGCTACTAATCCGGCTGCGCTCATCCAAGCCATGTATTACGAAAAATATGCCGCCATTAACTACATTAATCCGGAGTTAATAGAAGAACTGCTGGAAGAAATTTCATCGTAA
- a CDS encoding POTRA domain-containing protein, with amino-acid sequence MLTVPSYAQKNQANPDTLKNTEADTTRKKLDSDKILADIKAYSKRKTIMGRLMKAVFRFDRKPEPIGVNAEVLNNQYKKHGYKIVRNIYIKNLDAFGYSITDTLREPVNFLEKAGNSLHIKTHQGRIRNKLLFKPGQPLDPLDLSESERLLRQTDYILDARVTVNEKTSTRDSVDIVVITKDIFSISAGGSYNAGNGSGRIVLRDINFIGSGHQIRNTYRFGLDSVQQSYEYTGSYRVENIYKTFISSELIYRDEVNYKQKGASLQRDFFSINTKYAGAIALNWYNIPTYVRLSDSTGRRQNIAFSTQDFWLGKSFRFKSYNLGFDNRARIITSARMIATRYPSPPTDEYQSNTFFLAGVGYTYRKYYKDKYLFGFGRTEDIPAGNLLAFTYGFENGNKYNRRYMNIKGGFGKYNREFGYLNVTAEFDTYIRDKKWEQGEIAADILYFTKLYHWDNWQVRHFFWGRTSFGLNRKYGENVLNVNKLQGIRGFSSDERGTRKFVLNYENNLYTPFSFIGFRFAIVAFADFAWLSTGNSSNPFLTRPLQGYGIGFRFHNEYTTFNTIQISVGFYPQGPTTIKTYPSTRPYYEFNDFIYSRPITSVFGDGIYR; translated from the coding sequence TTGCTTACAGTACCAAGTTACGCTCAAAAAAACCAAGCCAACCCCGATACTTTAAAAAACACTGAAGCCGATACAACCCGTAAAAAGCTGGATTCCGATAAAATATTAGCGGATATAAAAGCTTATTCGAAACGCAAAACAATAATGGGCCGCCTGATGAAAGCCGTTTTCCGGTTCGATCGGAAGCCGGAACCCATTGGGGTAAACGCCGAAGTGCTAAACAATCAATATAAAAAGCACGGGTATAAGATTGTAAGGAATATTTATATTAAAAATTTAGATGCTTTTGGCTACTCCATTACCGATACTTTACGGGAGCCCGTTAACTTTTTAGAAAAAGCCGGCAACTCCCTGCACATTAAAACCCACCAGGGCCGCATCCGCAACAAATTACTTTTTAAACCAGGCCAACCCCTCGACCCGCTGGATTTAAGCGAATCGGAGCGTTTGTTGCGCCAGACGGATTATATTTTAGATGCCCGGGTAACGGTAAACGAAAAAACCTCTACCCGTGACAGCGTAGATATTGTGGTTATTACCAAGGATATTTTTTCGATTAGCGCGGGCGGCTCGTATAATGCCGGGAACGGTTCTGGGCGGATAGTATTGCGCGATATTAACTTTATTGGCAGTGGCCATCAGATTCGTAACACGTACCGGTTTGGGCTCGACTCGGTGCAGCAATCGTACGAGTACACGGGCAGCTACCGGGTAGAAAATATTTATAAAACTTTTATCAGTAGCGAGTTAATTTATCGCGACGAAGTGAACTACAAACAAAAAGGAGCCAGCTTGCAGCGCGACTTTTTCTCGATTAATACCAAGTACGCCGGTGCGATTGCGCTTAACTGGTACAACATTCCTACGTACGTTCGCTTATCCGACTCTACGGGCCGCCGGCAGAATATTGCATTTTCTACGCAGGATTTTTGGTTGGGCAAATCGTTCCGGTTTAAATCATATAACCTGGGTTTTGATAACCGCGCCCGGATTATTACTTCGGCCCGCATGATTGCTACCCGCTACCCCTCCCCTCCTACCGACGAGTACCAGAGTAATACTTTTTTTCTGGCCGGTGTGGGGTACACGTATCGTAAATATTATAAAGACAAATACTTATTTGGCTTTGGCCGTACTGAAGATATTCCGGCGGGTAATTTACTGGCTTTTACTTACGGTTTCGAGAACGGGAACAAATACAACCGGCGCTACATGAATATTAAAGGCGGCTTTGGCAAATACAACCGGGAATTTGGCTATTTAAACGTAACTGCCGAGTTCGATACCTACATCAGGGATAAAAAGTGGGAACAAGGCGAAATTGCGGCAGATATCCTGTATTTTACTAAACTATACCACTGGGACAACTGGCAGGTACGTCATTTTTTCTGGGGTCGCACTTCTTTTGGGCTAAATCGCAAGTACGGCGAAAACGTATTAAACGTCAATAAATTACAGGGTATCCGGGGGTTTAGCTCCGACGAACGGGGTACCCGCAAATTTGTGCTTAATTACGAAAACAACCTGTATACTCCTTTTTCTTTTATCGGTTTTAGGTTTGCCATTGTGGCTTTTGCTGATTTTGCCTGGCTTTCTACGGGCAACAGCAGCAACCCTTTTTTAACCAGACCTTTGCAGGGCTACGGCATCGGGTTCCGGTTTCATAACGAGTACACTACTTTTAACACCATCCAAATATCAGTGGGCTTTTATCCGCAGGGCCCCACTACCATTAAAACGTACCCTTCTACCCGGCCTTATTACGAATTCAACGATTTTATTTATTCCCGTCCCATTACTTCGGTTTTTGGCGATGGTATTTACCGGTAG
- a CDS encoding DUF4097 family beta strand repeat-containing protein translates to MKKLLLFMLANWGVLSIALAQQVVEKTLPVAANQKIDLQLKFGDAIKITAWDKKEVYVKVTYNINSGKLNNALKLNFSSESSGPQVTVDLDHEILKKGKAEDCPDNKNKGNRNSHNGQQYFTCTQIDYEIKVPREGNLVVNTINGNIELNGLTGSVNAKSISGFVDMNWPGKKGATVALKTITGEVYSDLNIAFTNKQKEIPLVGYQLKGNLNGGGPQVNLETISNNVYFRKKE, encoded by the coding sequence ATGAAAAAGTTATTGCTTTTTATGCTGGCTAACTGGGGGGTACTGTCCATTGCTTTGGCGCAACAAGTAGTAGAAAAAACCTTACCCGTAGCCGCTAATCAAAAAATAGATTTACAATTAAAATTTGGTGATGCCATTAAAATTACCGCCTGGGATAAAAAAGAAGTATACGTAAAAGTTACTTACAACATTAATTCCGGTAAGCTGAATAATGCTTTAAAGTTAAATTTTAGTTCGGAGAGCAGTGGCCCCCAGGTAACCGTTGACCTGGATCACGAAATTTTAAAAAAAGGCAAAGCTGAGGATTGTCCGGACAACAAAAATAAAGGCAATCGCAACTCCCATAATGGCCAGCAGTATTTTACCTGTACGCAAATTGATTACGAAATTAAAGTACCCCGCGAGGGCAATCTGGTAGTAAATACCATTAACGGCAACATAGAACTAAACGGATTAACCGGCTCCGTAAACGCTAAATCTATTAGTGGGTTTGTAGACATGAACTGGCCCGGCAAAAAAGGCGCAACCGTAGCATTAAAAACCATTACCGGCGAAGTATACTCCGATTTAAACATTGCCTTTACCAACAAGCAAAAAGAAATTCCGCTGGTGGGCTATCAGTTAAAAGGCAATCTCAACGGCGGCGGCCCACAAGTAAACCTGGAAACCATTAGCAACAACGTTTACTTCCGGAAGAAAGAATAA
- a CDS encoding HEAT repeat domain-containing protein: MKWDNIEELLERYYEAETTLEEENYLRQYFTQTEVPPSLKAAQAHFKFMEAQQNEKLTGYTHDDWLFAKIEEPKGRGFFLKPDSFNWLWQVAASVALLVIGFWFGSRQITNNTIQPEVAALRQEVQNFKKILSPKATESTTASERLLVVQRKIKKAPADKEIIQILINAMNFDPNVNVRLAACESLFQYRQQPMVREAYIQSLQIQTDPNVQAMLIDILVALKEKQAVDQVKKLTQKPNLQPTIKLKAQQAIGILI; this comes from the coding sequence ATGAAGTGGGATAATATAGAAGAGCTGCTGGAACGCTACTACGAAGCGGAAACTACCCTGGAGGAAGAAAATTACCTACGCCAGTACTTTACCCAAACCGAAGTACCACCCAGTTTAAAAGCAGCGCAAGCACATTTTAAGTTTATGGAAGCGCAACAGAACGAAAAACTTACCGGCTACACCCACGATGATTGGTTGTTCGCCAAAATAGAAGAACCCAAAGGCCGCGGCTTTTTCCTGAAACCCGATTCTTTTAACTGGTTGTGGCAGGTAGCCGCCAGCGTAGCCTTACTCGTTATTGGCTTTTGGTTTGGTTCGCGGCAGATAACGAACAATACTATCCAGCCCGAGGTAGCCGCTTTGCGCCAGGAAGTACAAAATTTTAAAAAAATCCTTTCGCCCAAAGCCACTGAGAGTACTACCGCTTCGGAGCGATTACTAGTAGTGCAACGAAAAATTAAAAAAGCCCCGGCCGATAAAGAAATTATTCAGATTTTAATTAATGCTATGAACTTCGACCCGAACGTGAACGTGCGATTGGCGGCTTGCGAATCTTTGTTTCAGTACCGGCAACAACCCATGGTGCGCGAAGCTTACATTCAATCCTTACAAATTCAAACCGACCCGAATGTGCAGGCCATGCTGATTGATATTCTGGTGGCCTTAAAAGAAAAACAAGCCGTGGATCAGGTTAAAAAATTAACCCAAAAGCCCAATCTGCAGCCAACTATTAAACTAAAAGCGCAGCAAGCCATTGGCATTCTGATTTAG
- a CDS encoding RNA polymerase sigma factor → MDLQTFKQKVLPTRDKLFRLAKTMLRHHEEAEDALQEVFLKLWSNQQKLEACQSVEAFAMTVTKNLCLDKLKVKAPKHLADVAELEIDSGAQSPHVSYELSNSAEVMRQLVDQLPEQQKLILHLRDVEGYSFEEIEQITQLPINTIRVNLSRARKWVRERYLKIEKYEVG, encoded by the coding sequence ATGGACTTACAAACGTTTAAACAGAAAGTTTTACCCACCCGGGACAAGCTTTTCCGGCTGGCCAAAACCATGCTGCGCCACCACGAAGAAGCCGAAGATGCCCTACAGGAAGTCTTTCTGAAACTTTGGTCCAATCAGCAAAAACTGGAAGCTTGCCAAAGTGTAGAAGCCTTTGCCATGACGGTAACCAAAAATTTGTGCCTGGATAAGTTAAAGGTAAAAGCGCCCAAACACCTGGCCGATGTAGCCGAACTGGAAATTGACTCGGGGGCCCAATCGCCGCACGTGAGTTATGAGTTAAGCAACAGTGCCGAGGTAATGCGCCAGTTAGTAGACCAATTGCCGGAGCAGCAAAAATTGATTCTGCACTTACGCGACGTGGAAGGATACTCTTTTGAAGAAATAGAACAAATTACGCAGTTACCCATCAATACCATCCGGGTTAATTTATCCAGAGCCCGCAAATGGGTGCGCGAACGTTATTTAAAAATTGAAAAATATGAAGTGGGATAA
- a CDS encoding putative DNA modification/repair radical SAM protein: MNDKIKDKLKILADAAKYDVSCSSSGAKRKNHNKGLGNAEGMGICHSYTEDGRCVSLLKILLTNYCIFDCAYCVTRRSNDVQRAAFTIDEVVNLTINFYRRNYIEGLFLSSGIFKNSDYTMERLIRIAKKLRQEHKFNGYIHLKTIPGANDDLIREAGLYADRLSVNIELPTELSLQKLAPEKNYAQVIKPMSAISQELMASKEEIKIFKNAPAFAPAGQSTQLIVGASAESDKQILQLSDRLYGKFQLKRVYYSGYVPVSQDSRLAGIEVPPLMRENRIYQADWLMRFYGFKVNEIVSDFYPNLDLEIDPKLSWALRNMHFFPVEINTADYEMILRVPGIGVKSAKKIVMARRFAALTPEHLTKIGVVLKRARYFITCNGKSPDAKTFTEDVIRRRILLGEGSVRNSLIKQQLSLFQTAS; this comes from the coding sequence ATGAACGATAAAATTAAAGATAAGCTAAAAATATTAGCAGACGCGGCCAAATACGATGTGTCTTGCTCTTCGAGCGGTGCAAAGCGCAAAAACCATAATAAAGGTTTGGGAAACGCCGAGGGGATGGGTATTTGTCATTCGTATACCGAAGATGGCCGTTGCGTTTCTTTGCTTAAAATATTGCTTACCAACTATTGTATTTTCGATTGTGCTTATTGCGTTACCCGGCGTAGCAACGATGTGCAGCGGGCCGCTTTTACCATCGACGAAGTTGTAAACCTGACCATTAATTTTTACCGGCGCAATTACATTGAGGGTTTGTTTTTAAGTTCCGGAATTTTTAAAAATTCGGATTATACCATGGAGCGTTTAATCCGGATTGCGAAAAAATTGCGCCAGGAGCATAAGTTTAACGGCTACATTCACTTAAAAACCATTCCGGGGGCTAACGATGATTTAATCCGGGAGGCGGGTTTATACGCCGACCGCTTAAGCGTGAACATTGAATTACCAACCGAACTTAGCTTACAAAAACTAGCTCCCGAAAAAAACTACGCCCAGGTTATTAAACCCATGTCGGCTATTAGTCAGGAGTTAATGGCCAGTAAAGAAGAAATTAAAATTTTTAAAAACGCGCCGGCTTTTGCCCCGGCCGGTCAAAGCACGCAATTAATTGTAGGTGCTTCGGCCGAAAGCGATAAGCAAATTCTTCAGCTTTCTGATCGGTTGTACGGTAAGTTTCAGTTAAAACGGGTGTATTACTCGGGTTACGTGCCGGTAAGCCAGGATAGCCGCTTAGCCGGTATTGAGGTGCCACCTTTAATGCGCGAAAACCGCATTTACCAGGCCGATTGGCTGATGCGCTTTTATGGGTTTAAGGTAAATGAGATTGTGTCGGATTTTTACCCTAACCTGGATTTAGAAATAGATCCCAAGCTATCGTGGGCTTTACGGAATATGCACTTTTTCCCGGTAGAAATAAATACGGCCGATTACGAAATGATTTTACGAGTGCCGGGCATTGGGGTAAAATCGGCGAAGAAAATTGTAATGGCCCGGCGCTTTGCCGCGCTTACCCCCGAGCATTTAACTAAAATTGGCGTGGTACTAAAGCGGGCCCGGTACTTTATTACCTGCAACGGTAAGAGCCCTGATGCAAAAACTTTTACCGAAGACGTAATACGGCGGCGCATCTTACTCGGCGAAGGCTCGGTGCGCAATAGCTTAATTAAGCAACAGCTAAGTTTATTTCAAACGGCCAGCTAG
- the rplM gene encoding 50S ribosomal protein L13: MDHLSYKTLSVNKATANKGWVVIDAGDATLGRVCSQIANILRGKNKPSFTPNADCGDNVIVINAEKLRVTGKKLNNKVYVTHSGYPGGQKQTTVRELKAKSPSKVVERAVRGMLPRTRLGREQFRNLFVYDGAEHPHEAQQPKQVKIS, encoded by the coding sequence ATGGATCATTTAAGTTATAAGACGCTATCAGTTAATAAGGCGACCGCTAATAAAGGTTGGGTAGTGATAGACGCCGGAGACGCCACCCTGGGCCGCGTATGCAGCCAGATTGCTAATATTTTAAGAGGCAAAAATAAGCCTTCGTTTACTCCTAATGCCGACTGCGGCGATAACGTAATTGTTATCAACGCCGAGAAACTGCGGGTAACCGGTAAAAAGTTAAACAACAAAGTGTATGTAACGCACTCTGGCTACCCAGGTGGTCAAAAACAAACTACCGTTCGTGAGTTAAAAGCGAAATCTCCTTCTAAAGTAGTAGAAAGAGCTGTACGTGGTATGCTGCCGCGCACCCGCTTAGGCCGGGAGCAATTCCGTAACCTGTTTGTTTACGACGGAGCGGAGCATCCGCACGAAGCACAACAGCCAAAACAAGTAAAAATTTCTTAA
- a CDS encoding TIGR03915 family putative DNA repair protein: MFHYTYDGSFEGLLTVIFEIYERKGWPDKIIKEQHLQQASLFAASIAVVTNTEKADRVWQGVLRKVSATAGVQLFKAFLSELPEVEMVIFNYIKLALASPINIEENFAADCVRQIAQITRQVFRESHRMEAFVRFQKTQDDLFYAAIEPDYNVLPLIIKHFTQRYADQRWIIYDIKRRYGIYYNLLTAVYVQLEQVPINKSGQLPTNLLDQYETSFQDLWQTYFHSVNIPERKNKKLHLRHIPARYWKYLAEKRPVF; this comes from the coding sequence ATGTTTCATTACACGTACGATGGGTCCTTTGAAGGATTATTAACCGTGATTTTTGAAATTTATGAGCGTAAAGGCTGGCCCGATAAAATCATAAAAGAACAACACCTGCAGCAAGCCAGTTTATTTGCTGCTTCTATTGCTGTTGTAACTAACACAGAAAAGGCCGACCGGGTCTGGCAAGGCGTCTTGCGCAAAGTTTCGGCAACGGCGGGAGTGCAATTGTTTAAAGCTTTTTTATCGGAATTGCCCGAGGTGGAAATGGTAATTTTTAACTATATTAAACTGGCTTTAGCTAGCCCGATAAATATAGAAGAAAATTTTGCCGCTGATTGTGTGCGCCAAATTGCCCAGATTACCCGGCAGGTTTTCCGGGAATCGCACCGGATGGAAGCGTTTGTGCGGTTCCAGAAAACCCAGGACGATTTGTTTTACGCGGCCATTGAACCCGATTATAACGTTCTGCCTTTAATAATTAAACATTTTACCCAAAGGTACGCCGACCAGCGCTGGATTATTTACGACATAAAACGCCGGTACGGCATTTATTATAACTTATTAACGGCCGTTTACGTGCAATTAGAACAAGTGCCCATCAATAAGAGCGGGCAATTGCCCACCAACCTGTTAGACCAGTACGAAACCAGCTTTCAGGATTTGTGGCAGACGTATTTTCATAGCGTAAACATACCCGAAAGAAAAAATAAGAAGCTGCACCTGCGGCATATTCCGGCTCGTTACTGGAAGTATTTAGCCGAAAAAAGACCGGTTTTTTAA
- a CDS encoding DUF4097 family beta strand repeat-containing protein, producing the protein MKKLLLYTAFSALFIPAGQAQATEKQADTHEFNFNLVLDTSITHAYAAVENPIQEADYQDAQPSERREYKIKIGNNAGNQVRIVMASSEVKIMGHNSDEVIIETNDYQAPPARAKGLKALYNSGEDNTGMGLSVTREGNVLQIIKAQKTDGKYTIRVPKKVAVSYTEANWNGGDFELNDVDGEIELKLNNSQAQLNNVSGPIIANSTNGGIQVKFKNVNQQKPSSISVVDGEIDLTLPANTKANWKLRSISGEVYTDFDMALPKEKTDLQKIAGSSTVEGKTNGGGVEMNIYTINSDIFIRKSK; encoded by the coding sequence ATGAAAAAGTTACTACTATATACGGCTTTTAGCGCTCTGTTTATTCCCGCTGGTCAGGCTCAGGCAACTGAAAAACAGGCAGATACCCATGAATTTAACTTTAACCTGGTACTGGATACTTCTATTACCCACGCCTACGCGGCTGTAGAAAATCCCATTCAAGAAGCAGATTACCAGGATGCCCAGCCAAGTGAGCGCCGGGAATACAAAATAAAAATCGGCAATAATGCAGGCAACCAGGTGCGGATTGTAATGGCCAGCAGCGAAGTAAAAATTATGGGCCACAACTCGGATGAAGTAATAATCGAAACCAACGATTATCAGGCTCCCCCGGCCCGGGCCAAAGGTTTAAAAGCGCTGTATAATTCCGGCGAAGATAATACCGGCATGGGCTTATCGGTAACCCGCGAAGGCAATGTTTTGCAGATTATAAAAGCCCAGAAAACCGACGGAAAATACACCATCCGGGTGCCTAAAAAAGTAGCGGTAAGTTACACCGAAGCCAACTGGAACGGCGGCGATTTTGAGCTAAACGATGTAGACGGCGAAATAGAGTTAAAACTCAACAACTCCCAAGCGCAACTCAACAACGTATCGGGCCCCATAATAGCCAACAGCACCAACGGCGGCATTCAAGTAAAATTTAAAAATGTTAACCAGCAAAAGCCTTCGTCTATTTCGGTAGTTGACGGGGAAATTGATCTTACCTTGCCTGCCAATACCAAAGCCAACTGGAAGCTGCGTTCGATTAGCGGCGAAGTTTATACCGATTTTGACATGGCTTTGCCCAAAGAAAAAACCGATTTGCAGAAAATAGCTGGCAGCAGTACCGTAGAGGGCAAAACTAACGGCGGCGGCGTAGAAATGAACATCTACACCATTAACAGTGATATTTTTATCCGCAAAAGCAAGTAA